TGGCTGGCGGCGCGCGACCGGGCCACGGTGCTGATGACCCAGGGCGAATTCCTCTCCGCCCACGCGGTGTGGAACCAGCTCCCCGGCCACTGCATCGAGGACATGGTGGCGCAGTTCCGCAGCCACGGCCTGGACGACACCCGGCTCGCTGCCCTGTCCGCCCGCGGCCCGGCCTACCGCCGCGGCGCCCCCGAGCTGCCGGCGCACTACCATCGCCTGTTCGCCGGCGACACCCTGCAGATCGGCGCTCACCGCTGGCGCGTGATCGTCGGCTACGGCCACGCTCCCGAGCACGCCAGCCTGTACTGCGCCGAACTCGGCATCCTGATCTCGGGTGACATGCTGCTGCCACGGATCTCGACCAATATCAGCGTATACGCCGCTACTCCCGGCGCCGACCCGCTGGGGTGGTTCCTCCGCTCGCTGCAGGCATTGTGCGAACTACCCGAAGACACCCTCGTGCTACCATCCCATGGTCACCCTTTCCGGGGAATCCGCGCCCGCGTGGATCAGCTCGTCGAGCATCACCGCGAGCGCTGCGCCGCGCTGCTTGCGGAATGCGCTGCGCCGCGCTGTGCCGGA
The window above is part of the Thauera aromatica K172 genome. Proteins encoded here:
- a CDS encoding MBL fold metallo-hydrolase → MSSSSSATPSLHYPHYEPPAEGQRLELAPGIGWVRMHLPFALNHINLWLLDDGDALTAIDSGFGIDRTRTAWEQVLAADPRPLRRVIVTHHHPDHIGLAAWLAARDRATVLMTQGEFLSAHAVWNQLPGHCIEDMVAQFRSHGLDDTRLAALSARGPAYRRGAPELPAHYHRLFAGDTLQIGAHRWRVIVGYGHAPEHASLYCAELGILISGDMLLPRISTNISVYAATPGADPLGWFLRSLQALCELPEDTLVLPSHGHPFRGIRARVDQLVEHHRERCAALLAECAAPRCAGELLPTLFPRELDTHQVMFAMGEAIAHLNHLETQGALTRDVGADGLIRFTRPR